In Eubalaena glacialis isolate mEubGla1 chromosome 4, mEubGla1.1.hap2.+ XY, whole genome shotgun sequence, one DNA window encodes the following:
- the SGTA gene encoding small glutamine-rich tetratricopeptide repeat-containing protein alpha gives MDNKKRLAYAIIRFLHDQLRHGELSSDAQESLEVAIQCLETAFGVTVEDSDLALPQTLPEIFGAAAAGREIPPDLRSPQRTPPSEEDSAEAERLKTEGNEQMKVENFEAAVHFYGKAIELNPANAVYFCNRAAAHSKLGNYAGAVQDCERAICIDPSYSKAYGRMGLALSSLNKHTEAVAYYRKALELDPDNETYKSNLKVAELRLREAPSPTGGVGSFDIAGLLNNPSFMSMASNLMNNPQVQQLMSGMISGGHNPLGTPGTNPSQNDLASLIQAGQQFAQQMQQQNPELIEQLRSQLRSRTPSASGDGPQE, from the exons ATGGATAACAAGAAGCGTCTGGCCTACGCCATCATCCGGTTCCTGCATGACCAGCTCCGGCATGGGGAGCTCTCCTCTGACGCCCAGGAGAGCTTGGAAG TTGCCATCCAATGCCTGGAGACCGCTTTCGGGGTGACGGTGGAGGATAGCGACCTTGCGCTCCCCCAGACTCTTCCCGAAATATTTGGAGCAGCTGCGGCGGGCAGG GAGATACCACCTGATCTGAGGAGCCCCCAGCGAACCCCACCTTCGGAGGAGGACTCGGCCGAGGCAGAACGCCTCAAAACCGAAG gGAACGAACAGATGAAAGTAGAAAACTTTGAGGCTGCCGTGCACTTCTATGGGAAAGCCATCGAGCTGAACCCCGCCAACGCCGTCTACTTCTGTAACAG AGCTGCGGCCCACAGCAAACTGGGGAACTACGCGGGGGCGGTGCAGGATTGCGAGAGGGCCATCTGCATAGACCCGTCCTACAGCAAGGCCTACGGCAGGATGGG CCTGGCTCTGTCCAGCCTGAACAAGCACACGGAGGCCGTGGCCTACTACAGGAAGGCCCTGGAGCTGGACCCCGACAACGAGACCTACAAGTCCAACCTCAAGGTGGCGgagctgaggctgagagaggcacCCAGTCCC ACGGGAGGTGTTGGCAGCTTTGACATCGCGGGCCTGCTGAACAACCCGAGCTTCATGAGCATG GCATCCAACCTCATGAACAATCCCCAAGTTCAACAGCT CATGTCCGGCATGATTTCGGGCGGCCACAACCCCCTGGGGACTCCCGGCACCAACCCCTCGCAGAACGACCTGGCCAGCCTCATCCAGGC GGGCCAGCAGTTCGCCCAGCAGATGCAGCAACAGAACCCAGAGTTGATAGAGCAGCTGCGCAGTCAGCTCCGGAGCCGGACCCCCAGTGCCAGCGGCGACGGCCCGCAGGAATGA